In a genomic window of Carassius gibelio isolate Cgi1373 ecotype wild population from Czech Republic chromosome A3, carGib1.2-hapl.c, whole genome shotgun sequence:
- the LOC127943904 gene encoding gastrula zinc finger protein XlCGF8.2DB-like, producing MVFIKVESEDLKIEEIFSVKQEETEDQTGLMTLKKESEALNETGGKYKLEKHQEFITEEKPFTSSQAEKTSSRNRAQKTKACKKRHFTCHQCGNGFNQKGDLIRHMTTHTGEKPFTCHQCGNNFNRKAHLITHMRLHTGEKPFTCHQCGKSFTRKVDLIRHMRLHTREKPFTCHQCGNGFNQKAHLIRHMTTHTGEKPFTCHQCGKSFTQKVILIRHMRTHTGEKPFTCHQCGNSFNQKRNLITHMRTHTGKTEFHSALKP from the exons ATGGTGTTTATTAAAGTGGAGAGTGAAGACCTGAAGATTGAAGAAATATTCAGTGTCAAACAAGAAGAAACTGAGGATCAAACAG GTCTGATGACACTGAAAAAGGAGAGTGAAGCTCTGAATGAAACGGGAGGTAAATATAAGCTTGAGAAACATCAGGAGTTCATAACTGAAGAAAAACCATTTACTAGCTCACAGGCTGAAAAGACTTCTTCAAGAAATAGAGCTCAAAAGACAAAAGCCTGCAAAAAGAGGCATTTTACCTGTCACCAGTGTGGAAATGGTTTTAATCAAAAAGGAGACCTTATCAGACACATGACaactcacactggagaaaagccttttACCTGTCACCAGTGTGGAAATAATTTTAATCGAAAAGCACACCTTATCACACACATGAgacttcacactggagaaaagccttttACCTGTCaccagtgtggaaagagtttcactcgAAAAGTAGACCTTATCAGACACATGAGACTTCACACCAGAGAGAAGCCTTTTACCTGTCACCAGTGTGGAAATGGTTTTAATCAAAAAGCACACCTTATCAGACACATGACaactcacactggagaaaagccttttACCTGTCaccagtgtggaaagagtttcactcaaAAAGTAATCCTTATCAGACACATGAGaactcacaccggagagaagcctttTACCTGTCACCAGTGTGGAAATAGTTTTAATCAAAAACGAAACCTTATCACACACATGAGAACTCACACTGGAAAGACAGAGTTTCACTCAGCTTTAAAACCTTAA